A portion of the Micromonospora vinacea genome contains these proteins:
- a CDS encoding ABC transporter permease — MSTKSHSIVMLRRNFKHIARNPTSVFNAVLMPIVIMLMFVYMFGDAFNVGVDYIDYATPGLMLLAVCYGLGATATAVNSDMTKGIINRFKVMHVSRGAVLTGHVVASVLTNLVAIAALVGVAFLLGFSPSASLLGWLGAIGIIVLLGFAAGWLTVALGLSAKSPETAGLASVPLVMLPFFSSAIVPADKMGPGLREFAEYQPFTPIIETLRGFLNGTPSSGDVIPALVWCVGIALVGYLWARSTFTKRA, encoded by the coding sequence ATGAGCACCAAGTCCCACTCGATCGTCATGCTGCGTCGCAACTTCAAGCACATCGCCCGAAACCCGACCTCCGTGTTCAACGCGGTCCTGATGCCCATCGTGATCATGTTGATGTTCGTGTACATGTTCGGTGACGCCTTCAACGTCGGTGTCGACTACATCGACTACGCGACTCCCGGGCTGATGCTGTTGGCGGTCTGTTACGGGCTGGGGGCCACCGCGACCGCTGTGAACTCCGACATGACGAAGGGCATCATCAACCGGTTCAAAGTCATGCACGTCTCCCGCGGTGCGGTGCTGACCGGTCACGTCGTCGCCAGCGTGCTGACCAACCTGGTCGCCATCGCCGCCCTTGTCGGGGTGGCCTTCCTGCTCGGATTCAGCCCGTCGGCGAGCCTCCTCGGCTGGCTCGGCGCGATCGGCATCATCGTGCTGCTCGGCTTCGCCGCCGGCTGGCTCACTGTCGCCCTGGGGCTGTCGGCGAAGTCTCCGGAAACGGCGGGGCTGGCCTCCGTACCGCTGGTCATGCTGCCGTTCTTCAGCAGCGCGATCGTACCGGCGGACAAGATGGGGCCCGGGCTGCGGGAGTTCGCGGAATACCAGCCCTTCACGCCGATCATCGAAACCCTGCGCGGGTTCCTCAACGGAACGCCGTCCAGCGGTGACGTGATCCCCGCCCTCGTCTGGTGCGTCGGCATCGCTCTCGTCGGCTACCTGTGGGCGCGTTCCACCTTCACGAAGCGAGCGTGA
- a CDS encoding ATP-binding cassette domain-containing protein, which yields MTSSAIAVSGLRKAYKDKVVLDGIDLDVPAGTIFSLLGPNGAGKTTTVNVLTTLVKADGGTVRIAGHDAATEAKAVRAAIGVTGQFAAVDELLTGRENLQLMVDLSQVPGKDGRRVVTELLERFDLVESAQKPVSTYSGGMRRKLDLAMTLVGDPRIIFLDEPTTGLDPRSRRTMWSIIRDLVADGVTIFLTTQYLEEADQLADRIAVLDQGRLVAQGTPDELKRQIPGTHVRLRFTTVAELDTAARVLTDSTRDDEALALRVPSDGGTASLRALLDRLDEYAISAEGFSVQTPDLDDVFLALTGSRTQEVSAK from the coding sequence ATGACGAGTTCAGCGATTGCAGTCTCCGGACTGCGGAAGGCCTACAAGGACAAGGTCGTGCTCGACGGCATCGACCTGGATGTCCCTGCGGGAACGATCTTCTCCCTGCTCGGCCCGAACGGGGCGGGTAAGACGACGACGGTGAACGTGCTGACCACGTTGGTGAAGGCCGACGGTGGGACCGTACGCATCGCAGGGCACGACGCCGCCACCGAGGCCAAGGCGGTGCGCGCGGCGATCGGCGTCACCGGTCAGTTCGCGGCGGTGGACGAACTGCTGACCGGCCGGGAGAACCTGCAGCTGATGGTGGATCTCAGCCAGGTTCCCGGCAAAGACGGCAGGCGGGTCGTCACTGAACTGCTGGAGCGGTTCGATCTGGTGGAGTCGGCACAGAAGCCGGTGTCGACCTATTCCGGTGGGATGCGCCGCAAGCTGGATCTGGCGATGACTCTCGTCGGCGACCCGCGGATCATCTTCCTCGACGAGCCGACGACGGGCCTGGATCCACGTAGCCGCCGCACGATGTGGTCGATCATCCGTGACCTGGTGGCCGACGGCGTGACGATCTTCCTCACCACCCAGTATCTGGAGGAGGCTGACCAGCTCGCCGACCGGATCGCCGTCCTCGACCAGGGGCGTCTGGTCGCCCAGGGCACGCCCGACGAGCTCAAGCGCCAGATCCCCGGCACTCACGTCCGGCTCCGGTTCACCACCGTCGCCGAACTCGACACGGCCGCCCGGGTGCTCACCGACTCCACACGGGACGACGAGGCACTGGCGCTCCGGGTTCCCAGCGACGGCGGAACGGCCTCACTGCGGGCCCTGCTGGACCGCCTCGACGAGTACGCGATCAGCGCCGAAGGGTTCTCCGTGCAGACGCCCGACCTCGACGACGTTTTCCTCGCCCTGACGGGCAGCCGCACCCAGGAGGTTTCCGCGAAATGA